The genomic interval GCTGACGGTTTAGATGATGATGCATGGATAACGGCTATCTTTTCCGGGTTTTTGCTAGCTGCTCTGTAAAATTCGTGGGATATGCAGCAGTGCTGCCGCTGCTTCTCGTGCTCATCCTCCGGACGaaccatttttttaaaaataaaataaaatacaataacGTTCGTATTGTTTAGATTTTACAATGGAAAAATAATGGAGCTCAATTGCAATTTGGGCCTCACCCAATTGGAGGTTTAATGTTTGTTGGGCTCAAAATATGTTTGTTGCCCATTCCAACCCAACAGAGCCCACCAATCGAACACGTGTTTGCTAGGcacttaattttgattttcattgactataaatcttttttaaaaaattatcttaatttgaaaaaaaaagaaataataaataaatggtTATTGttaaagataataataagGAAAActaagaatatttttttattactttttaaatgaCGCATTAATTTGGGATAATTAAATGCATGCAGataaaaaagtatttattCGACGAAAGAATATtgtattataatattataataaataaaaaattaatagaagatatttataatattgttaattttgatattgttCAAAACACAAATTATGATATTCAATTTTgtacttttaatttaaatattagaaaaagaccattttggtgaaaaagaaaaaccttgaGATAAGGATAGAATAAGAATAAtaatggtaattttatcaagTCTGTGATAAAGTAACATTACATTAACTTTTAATGATAATGTGATTAATTTTGCTTGCTTAATGCGATTGCAATGTAATGTTATATTACATCGATTGGTAAAGTAATTTTATCACTCACATTGTAAGAAATACGGATAACTTACTTTATATTAAATGTCcgttttaagattttttctattaccGTATTCTCTAACTTGTATCAAAAACTATATAAATATACTCTAAGTACATTGAATGTGCCAAACAATTTGAATCTCACAAAACATTGATTACaacaaatattataaataCAAACACAGTTACATGAAAAACGGATATGGATTTATGATTTACCTATCCAAGAAAGAACAGGAGACTTAACTTTTTTTGGTTCCCACAAACTTGTTAAATCCTTCAAAATTAGCCAAGGCAAGGCTAACTTTGTATCAAATCTCCACGTGGAAAGAACAAATGCAAACccaaattttcactaactTGGCAGATTGTGACAATCATGGTTGTTTTTATCACTGATCACAGACCAAACAAGAGAAGACCTTCTGCATGAAAGTTTTGGTTGTTGTCCTAGTAGGTTGTGCGTCAGCTGAAAGAGAATCCCCTGCTCCATTAATTTCCTTTGCTTTCTGGCCATCATCATAGAATTTCTTGAAGGCATCTTCAACGTACTTGAGTCCAGATGAGACAGTCATGTTCTCAACAAGTTTGAATGGATAAATATCTTTCAGGTGATCTCCATTCAATGCTGCTGCTGCCTGTACTAATTCTTCCTGAAAATCGCTTAGTTTCGCGGTTTCTTTTGCATCTGTGTCCCTCATTCTCACAGGCTCAGGCAATTTTTCTACACTCACAACATACTTTCAATTAATTATGAGGGCCAAAAAACTGTAGGAATATGAATAAAGGGTTTTTGGTTTGCTCACCTGGACAATCTGTTCTTGGGCTGCTTCTGTTCACAACAATATCAAAGGAGCCAGCCCATGCATCACGCTTTGTTAGAAATTCTTTCAGATTGAAAATCCTTTTAACTGTTGCTGCAATCGAGGAATGCTCGAACTCGGATGTAGGATCTGGCCCTGATGGCCTATGCAACACTGAATATTGATGAAGCAAAAGCTTCAGTTAAACCATTTACATTTCTATTCAAAATGTTGTTGTTTTTACTTTGGATAGAGATTGATTTAATAAGAACAAGCACATTACTGATAACTTGCATTAGTGCACAGTAGAACGCTGCCGGAAAGTTGGGACTTACCTGTTCCACGCTCAATCCAGGGAGAAACCATAATGGCTGGAACCCTGCAACCAAGGCGATCAAACTTGAAGTTATAAGGCTCAGGACCAACGAGATCATCAGGACTAGGGACTCCGGTAGGCGTGGGGACATGGTCATAAAAGCCACCATGTTCATCATATATAACCAGGAACAAGATTTCGTTCCACTGGGGACTTGATCTAAGTGCCTCATAGATTTCTTTTACAAGCTTCTGGCCCTCTGATACATCATGAGACGGGTGATCATCATTTGCAGCAGCTGTTAAAATGTCAAAGTATCTTGGTTCAATCACCACATAGTTAGGTAGCTTCCCCTTCTCACAGTGACGCTTGAAGCTTAGATCATATTGATGGAAGTTGTCCACATATTTCAATCGCCTAAGGGTCCTGGCATTTGTCAATAAGGAAATCATTCTATCAGTACAAGTTAACGCAGGTCAATACTTTTTAGAATctaatttactttaattttttcttttttagtttcACTATAAATTTTGGTAACTGGGAATTCATTTTTCTCGTTTGTGTAAGTCAAGTATTCTATTCATAAGGTCTACCTAAAGCATAGAAATCCATTTTACATGAGTATGAAATAAATTTCAGTTACTTGATGTAATTTTTCTAAAGTTTAATTACATCTTGCTAAAGTACAAGAAATTCCAATGGGAACATGGCATGAACtgccaaaattaaaaaaaaaaaaaaagggcacCCATAAGCCAAGGAATGATCTTataaaccaaaacaaaagaaatataccTTCAACCAAAGAAACCATTAGATATCTTTTAGACAATTTGAAATTGGGCGTACACATGATTAATTAAGCTTAAACCAAACATAAAAACcaagttaaaaaaagaaaatccaatCTTATCGTCATTCATCCCTATGATATATAGACAACACATACACATATTAATTATAACTACAAAAAGACATAAATAAGTTTAAGAGATAAGATCTTGaccttaactttttttaaggATTATTTGTTATTGTCAAATTGTTTAAAGATTCTTTTAAAGTTATTGAATAGGGGAGGGTGTCCCACCAGATAAGACCAAGTTGTGAATGATTTGATTGGGGTAGCTTCACCTAAGTAGGTCCCCGTCCAGTGCTTTCCTTCAGCTATTTTACCCTTTGTGCTAAAAACAAAAGTGCtgtcctagaaaaataaacatgttttattaTCTCAAAAGAGAAGATAACAAGGGAAAAAATGTTCTCATCTTGGGGATGCAACCAGCTCATTACCAACTATACTATAGTCAACTAATTCTAACCAGTCAAACTAATTAAAACCTATCAGAAAATTGGCAATTCTTAGTTGGTACCAAGAACCAACTAATAAACCAAAGctaggaaaaacaaaagaaaagacaagacaaaattagcaaaaaaagaagattaagATTTTTGTAGTAAAATGTAAATGGCCTACCAAGCAGCCCTATCATTTGGATGAACACAAGGAAGTGAGTGGTTGTACGATCTATTCTTTTtccaatataaaattaatggcCCTTTAAATAGCATGGGATGCTTGAGCAGTcgatttttctttatctttccTGTTTGTACAGCTGACAAAACTTTTGGACAATAAATTCGGTTAAATAATCTTACAATGTACCTAAAGTGGATTCGGCCACCCTGTCATGTGACCTTACTATATGCCCCCACATCACAATATAATCTGTTCGAACCCAGATATTTTGATCTGTCAGATTTCATACTCCTACCCCATGAGCTGTAAGCAAAGCTTCACATACATGGATAAATAGCTTTACTCTGTTATTTTTACAGATCCAAAAGAActttgtttcccatctatcACTTCAAGCTTCAATGTCC from Theobroma cacao cultivar B97-61/B2 chromosome 5, Criollo_cocoa_genome_V2, whole genome shotgun sequence carries:
- the LOC18599683 gene encoding non-specific phospholipase C3 — encoded protein: MVAEASSTTSSPIKTVVVLVQENRSFDHMLGWFKTLNPEIDGVTGSESNPISTSDPNSAQLTFQDTAGYVDPDPDHSFQAIYEQVSGKPWDTNNPDPNPEIKMNGFVQNAERTQAGLSETVMNGFKPEAVPVFKELVTEFAVCDRWFASLPASTQPNRLYVHSATSHGAMSNNTQQLIEGFPQKTIFESLEENGYSFGIYYQSFPSTAFYRTLRRLKYVDNFHQYDLSFKRHCEKGKLPNYVVIEPRYFDILTAAANDDHPSHDVSEGQKLVKEIYEALRSSPQWNEILFLVIYDEHGGFYDHVPTPTGVPSPDDLVGPEPYNFKFDRLGCRVPAIMVSPWIERGTVLHRPSGPDPTSEFEHSSIAATVKRIFNLKEFLTKRDAWAGSFDIVVNRSSPRTDCPEKLPEPVRMRDTDAKETAKLSDFQEELVQAAAALNGDHLKDIYPFKLVENMTVSSGLKYVEDAFKKFYDDGQKAKEINGAGDSLSADAQPTRTTTKTFMQKVFSCLVCDQ